One Nitrosopumilus piranensis genomic region harbors:
- a CDS encoding Lrp/AsnC family transcriptional regulator gives MATAYVLINCELGSEESVISELKSIEGVVEVHGTFGAYDILAKVESGQVEALRETITWKIRKIPKIRSTLTLMGIEGQQ, from the coding sequence TTGGCAACAGCTTATGTTCTCATAAACTGTGAGCTAGGTTCTGAAGAATCTGTAATATCAGAACTAAAATCTATTGAAGGTGTTGTTGAAGTCCATGGCACATTTGGTGCATATGACATATTAGCAAAAGTTGAGTCTGGCCAAGTAGAAGCATTACGAGAAACCATTACCTGGAAGATCAGAAAAATTCCAAAAATCAGATCAACTTTGACTCTAATGGGAATTGAAGGACAGCAATAA
- a CDS encoding P-II family nitrogen regulator, with product MKRIEATVQADKAGTVSDAIKDLVGGFTMSEGKGRGSGKRQEIRSGRGTGSFTAEHNKVATIITIVDDSDVEKVTSAIADSAFTGKGGDGIITVTNVESALNIASKKTGSEAL from the coding sequence ATGAAACGAATCGAGGCAACAGTTCAAGCAGACAAGGCCGGTACAGTTTCTGATGCAATAAAAGATTTAGTCGGAGGATTTACCATGTCAGAAGGAAAGGGTAGAGGTTCTGGAAAAAGACAAGAAATCAGATCAGGAAGAGGTACGGGTTCATTTACAGCAGAACACAACAAAGTTGCAACAATAATAACAATAGTAGATGACTCAGACGTAGAGAAAGTAACGTCAGCAATAGCTGATTCAGCTTTTACAGGAAAGGGGGGAGACGGAATAATTACAGTCACCAACGTAGAAAGTGCTCTAAATATAGCATCTAAAAAGACGGGTTCAGAGGCCCTCTAA
- a CDS encoding thrombospondin type 3 repeat-containing protein encodes MKQHFLLGFLLLLTLTIGMSPSVYANKAIDSDGDGVPNDVDFCPHLLEDYDPQYGNNIDGCPADFVPWYDSDYDGIQDHIDNCPTVRETYNKFQDDDGCPDLSPDGGKGLIDSDYDGYPDYLDLCPSQPETFNEIDDTDGCPDDELNLLDRDRDGISDKKDSCPLEAETYNQFQDEDGCPDFVDSTLSAYTFPDTDGDGIDDRWDQCLNEPENHNGFQDEDGCIDVLGAHSDGFIDSDYDSIGDDVDACPLERENYNKFQDDDGCPDVLQLQITGDSDGDGILNSFDECPYQPETYNQFQDTDGCPDSLLDNRYSSDSDGDGIIDNLDICPNRPETFNGFQDTDGCPDNSVSTLDSDMDGIPNVSDSCPLEPETYNKFQDTDGCPDSVDSTLSGYAFPDTDGDGIDDRWDACIDEPENYNGNLDWDGCPDTLGISKSALSDIDYDGIPDEVDLCPTIGERYNGFQDDDGCPDTIPYDSFADSDGDGIPNNVDQCPQSKETYNKFQDDDGCPDSLLDNRYSSDSDGDGIIDNLDICPNRPETYNGFQDEDGCPDKSVSKLDSDMDGILDVSDTCPLEPEIYNYYQDTDGCPDSAGSMASSYSFPDTDGDGIDDRWDSCLDEQENFNGYLDWDGCPDKLAAESTTPTRYDSDGDGFYDGIDSCPTNPETWNKYNDDDGCPDIAPEQQRFVHDNDLDEIINDEDLCPDDPEDYDGDRDTDGCPDN; translated from the coding sequence ATGAAACAACACTTTCTTTTAGGATTTTTACTTTTACTCACACTAACTATAGGGATGTCTCCAAGCGTTTATGCAAATAAGGCAATTGATTCAGACGGTGATGGTGTACCAAACGATGTTGATTTTTGTCCTCATCTGCTAGAGGATTATGATCCTCAATATGGTAATAATATAGATGGATGTCCTGCAGATTTTGTCCCTTGGTATGATTCAGATTATGATGGTATCCAAGATCATATTGATAACTGTCCTACTGTAAGGGAAACTTACAACAAATTCCAAGATGACGACGGCTGCCCTGACTTATCTCCTGATGGTGGAAAAGGACTAATTGATTCAGATTATGATGGATATCCTGATTATCTAGATTTATGTCCATCACAGCCTGAAACATTTAACGAAATTGATGACACTGACGGCTGCCCTGACGATGAATTAAATTTACTAGATCGTGATAGAGACGGAATTTCTGATAAAAAAGATTCATGTCCACTAGAAGCTGAAACTTACAATCAATTCCAAGATGAAGACGGCTGCCCTGATTTTGTTGACTCTACATTATCTGCTTACACATTCCCTGATACTGATGGTGATGGAATAGATGATAGATGGGATCAATGTCTAAACGAGCCTGAAAATCATAATGGATTCCAAGATGAGGATGGATGCATAGATGTTCTAGGTGCACACTCTGACGGCTTTATTGATTCTGATTATGATAGTATTGGTGATGATGTTGATGCTTGTCCACTAGAACGTGAAAACTATAACAAATTCCAAGATGACGACGGCTGCCCTGATGTTTTACAATTGCAAATTACTGGTGATTCAGACGGTGATGGAATACTAAATTCATTTGATGAATGTCCGTATCAACCTGAAACTTATAATCAATTCCAAGACACTGACGGCTGCCCTGACTCTTTACTTGACAATAGATATTCTTCTGATTCAGATGGTGATGGAATAATTGATAATCTAGACATATGTCCAAATCGCCCTGAAACTTTTAATGGGTTCCAAGACACTGACGGCTGCCCTGATAATTCTGTATCTACACTTGATTCCGACATGGATGGAATTCCTAATGTTTCAGATTCATGTCCGCTAGAACCTGAAACCTATAATAAATTCCAAGACACTGACGGCTGCCCTGACTCTGTTGACTCTACACTATCCGGTTATGCATTTCCTGATACTGATGGTGATGGAATTGACGATAGATGGGATGCATGTATTGATGAGCCAGAAAATTATAACGGTAATTTAGATTGGGACGGCTGCCCTGACACTCTAGGAATTTCAAAATCTGCATTATCTGATATTGACTATGATGGAATTCCTGATGAAGTGGATTTATGTCCTACAATTGGTGAGCGATATAATGGCTTCCAAGATGACGACGGCTGCCCTGACACTATACCTTATGATTCATTTGCAGATTCAGATGGTGACGGAATTCCCAACAATGTAGATCAGTGTCCTCAAAGTAAAGAGACTTACAACAAGTTCCAAGATGACGACGGCTGCCCTGATTCTTTACTTGACAATAGATATTCTTCTGATTCAGATGGTGATGGAATAATTGATAATCTAGACATATGTCCAAATCGCCCTGAAACTTACAATGGATTTCAAGATGAAGACGGTTGCCCAGACAAATCTGTTTCAAAACTTGATTCCGACATGGATGGAATTTTAGATGTATCTGATACATGCCCATTAGAACCTGAAATTTATAATTATTATCAAGACACTGACGGCTGCCCAGATTCTGCAGGTAGCATGGCCTCTTCCTATTCTTTTCCGGATACCGACGGTGATGGAATCGATGATAGATGGGATTCATGTCTTGATGAACAAGAGAACTTTAATGGATACCTAGACTGGGACGGTTGCCCAGATAAATTAGCTGCAGAATCAACCACTCCTACAAGATATGATTCAGACGGTGATGGATTTTATGACGGAATTGACTCTTGTCCAACAAATCCTGAGACTTGGAATAAATACAATGATGATGATGGATGTCCAGATATTGCCCCAGAACAGCAAAGATTTGTTCATGATAATGATCTAGATGAAATCATTAATGATGAAGATTTGTGTCCAGACGATCCTGAAGATTATGATGGTGACAGAGACACTGACGGTTGTCCAGATAACTAA
- the dusB gene encoding tRNA dihydrouridine synthase DusB — protein sequence MLPKFSSRAFLAPMAGVSDPALRLQCKKMGAGLVVTEFTSIHSIIAKEKQFKENMKTIQEFIEFSEQERPISVQLFGSDLFALEKAATIVEPYFDIIDYNMGCPAPHITQQMAGGALLQEVNLTQQIFKTLVSAVKKPVTLKIRSGVTEASKFLFREIAEIAEDEGIQMITFHPRTVSQGYSGNADWKLIKELKEISNIPIVGNGDISTPEDAKTMLDETNCDYVMIGRGAMGNPFLFEQINDYLETNSYKEYSFQDRLDSFFDYLRLTSQYKIKFSNIKSQAMRFTKGMKGGSKLRSKITFSKNLEELEKIMKEAYFLS from the coding sequence ATGCTTCCAAAATTTTCTAGTAGAGCATTTTTAGCTCCAATGGCAGGAGTAAGTGATCCTGCATTAAGATTGCAATGCAAAAAAATGGGTGCTGGGTTAGTTGTAACTGAATTTACTAGTATTCATAGTATAATTGCAAAAGAAAAACAATTCAAAGAAAACATGAAAACTATTCAAGAATTTATTGAATTTTCAGAGCAAGAGCGACCTATATCGGTTCAATTATTTGGATCTGATCTTTTTGCACTAGAAAAAGCTGCAACAATAGTAGAACCATATTTTGATATTATTGATTATAACATGGGATGCCCTGCACCACATATCACACAACAAATGGCTGGTGGTGCACTATTACAAGAAGTTAATCTAACTCAACAAATTTTCAAAACTCTGGTTAGTGCTGTAAAAAAACCTGTAACTTTGAAGATCCGTTCTGGTGTTACAGAAGCAAGTAAATTTCTTTTTAGAGAAATTGCAGAAATTGCAGAAGATGAAGGCATTCAAATGATTACATTTCATCCTAGAACTGTAAGTCAAGGATACTCTGGTAATGCAGATTGGAAATTAATTAAAGAACTAAAAGAAATATCTAATATTCCTATAGTTGGAAATGGTGATATTTCCACTCCTGAAGATGCCAAAACAATGCTTGATGAGACAAATTGTGATTATGTTATGATTGGACGTGGTGCTATGGGTAATCCTTTCTTGTTTGAGCAAATCAATGATTATCTTGAGACTAATTCATACAAAGAATACTCTTTTCAAGATAGATTGGATTCTTTTTTTGATTATCTGCGTTTGACTAGTCAATACAAAATCAAGTTCTCCAATATCAAAAGTCAAGCGATGCGATTTACAAAAGGAATGAAAGGTGGTTCTAAATTACGTTCTAAAATTACTTTTTCAAAAAATCTTGAAGAACTAGAAAAGATAATGAAAGAAGCATATTTCTTATCTTAA
- a CDS encoding ASCH domain-containing protein has product MKCLSVSQPFADLIILGKKTIELRKWNTNFRGELLIHSPLKIRKEDCKRLKIDKKFVTGAIVGKVEIYDVKNYDSQNQVKLDQKFHFASKNFHYRSYGFLLKNAKPFRIPIPYKGRLGLFDVELPKTKIKNKEIVSDIIDEEYRYQWIGHH; this is encoded by the coding sequence TTGAAATGTCTTTCAGTATCACAACCATTTGCTGATTTAATTATTTTAGGTAAAAAGACAATCGAGTTACGTAAATGGAATACAAATTTTCGTGGAGAATTACTGATACATTCCCCATTAAAAATCAGAAAAGAGGATTGTAAAAGATTAAAGATTGACAAAAAATTTGTCACAGGTGCAATTGTTGGGAAAGTGGAAATTTATGACGTAAAAAATTATGATTCGCAAAACCAAGTCAAGTTAGATCAAAAATTTCATTTTGCTTCAAAAAATTTTCACTATAGATCTTATGGCTTTTTGCTAAAAAATGCAAAACCATTTCGAATCCCCATCCCGTACAAAGGACGATTAGGATTGTTTGATGTGGAATTACCTAAAACAAAAATCAAAAACAAAGAGATTGTTTCAGACATTATAGATGAGGAATATAGATACCAGTGGATTGGTCACCATTGA
- a CDS encoding TATA-box-binding protein — protein sequence MPQTKPIVSVENVVASASVDQKIDLNEITEKFPDTEYHPEQFPGLVFRLKSPRTATLIFRTGKMVCTGAKSEEMAIKAVNTVVQKLRKGKIKIKKDAVITVQNIVAAINLGGKIHLEKAARTLPRSMYEPEQFPGLIHRMLDPKTVILLFASGKLVCTGAKKESDVYRSVHNLHSVLEEKNLMIYDQ from the coding sequence ATGCCTCAAACAAAACCTATTGTCAGCGTTGAAAATGTTGTAGCATCTGCATCAGTTGATCAAAAAATTGACCTTAATGAAATTACAGAAAAATTTCCAGATACTGAATATCATCCTGAACAATTTCCAGGATTAGTTTTTAGATTAAAGAGCCCCAGAACTGCAACTTTGATTTTTAGAACAGGAAAGATGGTATGTACTGGAGCAAAATCTGAAGAGATGGCAATCAAGGCAGTAAACACAGTTGTTCAAAAATTGAGAAAAGGAAAAATCAAAATTAAAAAAGATGCAGTAATTACTGTACAAAATATTGTAGCAGCTATTAATCTTGGTGGCAAAATACATCTAGAAAAGGCTGCAAGAACACTACCTAGAAGTATGTATGAACCTGAACAATTTCCAGGTCTTATTCATAGAATGCTTGATCCAAAAACTGTAATCTTGTTGTTTGCATCAGGTAAATTGGTTTGTACTGGAGCCAAAAAAGAATCAGACGTGTATCGTTCTGTTCACAACCTACATTCAGTCTTAGAAGAAAAAAATCTAATGATTTATGATCAATAG